The Gemmatimonas aurantiaca T-27 DNA segment CCGCTGCCTCCAGTCCCGTGCAGAATCATGACCGCATTCCGCACGATTCCGCGCGTATCCTTTCGGGGGGTGCCCAGGGTCGTGTAGTGAATGCGCAGCTCAGGGAGCGAGCGGCCGTCCACGAACGTGACATTGCGGAGCACGGCATCCCCCTGCTTGCCGGCCTGCGCCCACCCGGCGCCGGAACCGGCCGGCGGCTGCGCATTGGCAAGGGTCGGTCCGACCAACAGGAGGGAGAGCGCACACCGCACTCCCTTGACGCCCCGGACATTTGTCCAGAACGAGCGAGACAGGAAGCGCGTCAGAATGTTCATATATGCAACATACGCAGGTTCTCTGGAAAAACAGCTAAGCGAACTCTACAGTACTGATATGGCGAATTCCGACCCCGAGGTGTGCTTGCCTTCAGCAGTGAGATTGATAGGTTCGCTGCTGTGAGCTATCGGCGAAGCTGCCCCAAGTGTGGCGAGACCTACGACGAGTCCGTCGCGTTCTGCGCGAAGGATGGGTCGTCGCTGACCATCGTGGACGAGAGTGACCTCGTCGGGAAGGTGGTGGGCGGGCGCTACCGTGTGATCTCGCGTATTGGCGAAGGCGGCATGGGCCAGGTGTATCTGGCCGAGCACATCCGCATGAAGCGCAAGAGTGCGATCAAGATCATGCGGCAGGCCCTGCTGCATGAGCCGGAAGCACTGCAGCGCTTCACGCGCGAAGCCGAGAACGCCAGCAAGATCAATCATCCGAACGTCGCCGCGATCTTCGACTTCGGTGAGACCGACGAAGGCCTGGTGTACCTGGCGATGGAATTCGTCGACGGGGAGGCGCTCGCCGCCACGCTCAAGCGTGAAGTCGCGCTGCATCCAGTGGTGGGCGCAGACATCATTGCCCAGGCCGCCGATGCCCTCCAGTCGGCACACGATCTCGGTATCCTGCATCGCGATATCAAGCCCGACAATGTCATGGTGTCGAAGCGCACCGATGGCACGTTCGTGGTGAAGCTCGTGGATTTTGGCATCGCGCGTTCGACAGACCGCAGCGCGCAGCAGGTGACCCGCACCGGGTTTGCTGTTGGCACTCCCGAGTACATGTCACCGGAGCAACTCTCTGGCGACGTATTGGACCCCCGCTCCGATCAGTACTCGCTGGCCCTGGTGGCTTTCATGGCGCTCACCGGACACGATGCCTTCGTGAGTGCATCGTCGAAGGAATCGCTGATCGCTCGCCTGACGAGTCGTCCACGGCGTTTGGTGGAAGTGCGCAGCGATCTCGAATGGCCGCTGTCCCTGCAGGATGTGTTCGACAAGGCGCTTGCCCCCGATCCGGTGGATCGCTATCCGACGATATCGGAGTTCGGCAACACGCTGGCGGATTCCGTCTCGGAGATGACGCCCACGCAAACGGCCGAGATCTATCGACACGCGTTGGGGCAGCGTATGAGCAGCAATCCGGTGGTCCGCACACAGATGGACGCCGCATCGGTGCGTACGCCGGCCGCCGGGAACAACCCGCAGCGGCAACAACCTGCCGCGCCGCCGCCTGTCCGGCACTCCCGGAAAGATCCGGTGCACATGGGCCGCCGCCGTTCGGTGTTTCCGTACATCGTGCTGCTGGGTGTGTTCACCTATGCGCTCTGGTGGTATGGCGCCAGCCGGCCTGAAGGCACCACCATGCACAACGTCTCCGATCGCATCGGCGATGTATCCAGCAAGGCGCGATCGACCATTGCGGGCTGGGTGGGATCGGACTCGACAGCGGCCGAGGCTCCGCCTTCCGAGACGGCGGCACCTGCGGCTGCCCCCAAGCGTACGCGTCGGCGCAACAGCGAAACCGAGAAGACCACGAAGCCCGACAGTGCCGTCAGCGCCGTGGTCGATTCGTCCGCCATCAAGCGCGACACCACCGTACCGCCCACATAGTCCCGGCGCACCCAATGAGGCGATGTTCGCAGACACGAACGTCGCTTCATCACACGAACAACGAAGGGGCGGCTCCGGATGTCGGAGCAGCCCCTTCTGTTCACCTGCTGGTCTGCGCGATCGTCTTACTTGCCGACGTCGAGGTCATTCCAGTTCAAGAGCGCGTTGAAGCCGAGGAAGAACGTGCCCTGTGTCTGCCAGCGCCAGAACGGGCGGATGGCAAACATGACCACGTGACCCTTGCCGACCGGCGCGTCAACGAGCTGTGCGCGGTTGGCGAGTGCTTCACCACCGGCGAGCGTGCCGGAGAGCAGCATGTCGCCCGCGTTGGCCGGGAACTGCAGGATCACGCGCGGACGCGTACCATCGATGCCCGTGGCGCCACCGAACATGCCACCACCACCGCCGCCGAACCCACCACCGCCCTGCGGGCCGCGGGCCGCACCGGCCGGCGCAGGTGCACCCACCGAATCCGGCTTGTTGAAGTTCCAGGTGGACAGACGCAACGGCGCCGCATTGGGCGTGACGTTCTGCGCGAGCGCCGCGCCCGCGCCACCCTGCACACCCGCAAACAGACCGGCCGAACCACCAACGCTGAGCACGGGGTCCTGATTGAAGTACACCGGCAACTGGCTGTCGAAGCCGTACGCGAGCGGGCTCGCCTTGTCCGCCACCACACCACGCATGATCGAACCACGCGCGAAGAGTTGGCTCGGTGATTCAATCGTGATGCCGCTCGTGAGGTTGTAGGCCGGGAAGATCGTCGAGGTCGAGCCTTCCACGATCAGCGTGCCACCGGCCTGCACGAACTTGTACAGCTCCGTCAGACCGTCGATACCAAGACCACCGCGGATGTCTTCGGCCGTTTCGAGCGCGCCGAGATTCGGCGTCTTGGCGGTCTTCTTGTACGGCAGCGGCGTATCACCGTTCTTGATGATACCGGCCACGTGCGACTGCGCGCTGCCACCGACGTGCGGATAGATGATCACGTCGTACTTCGCGCGCAGGTTGCCTTCACGCAGGCGAATGTCGCCGAAGTACGTGTAGGGCACGCCGTACGTATCGAGGGCAGCACGGACCCAGCCTTCGTCCTGCGTACGCTGCCAGGCGTGCACATAACCGATGCGCGGCAGATCCAGCTCGTGCTGCTTCACGGTCGGCGCCGACGCGACGGCCACCGCCGAAAGACCGAGTTCCTTGAGCGACGCTTCGATCTTGGCGCGGTCACCGGCCGGCACAATGAATGCACCCGGCTTGAACGTGCGACCACCCGCCTGGAACTCCGCATCGGCGGCGAACATCTTCGTCGTCGCAAACGTGGTGCGGAACTTCATCAGGTTGTTGTCCGACGTGTGCTCGAGGATGAGCACCGGGCCCGATCCTTCGATGCCACCGGCAGCCACCACCTTCGCGTTCACCGCATTCATCGGCTGCGTCAGGATGCTCTTGTCGGCAATCGGGAAGATTGCCACGTTGCGCATGAACTGGAACGTCCAGCCCGTGTCGTCATACGGACGCGGATTGGTCGGCGAGTAGTTCTGAATGCTGAGGTACATGTCGGCCAGCGTGCGATACGGCTGATCGCCGCGCACGATCCAGTCGCCGGGCTTCACATCGAGCGTGCCCACACGAAACGCGCTGGTGGCCGTGTGCAGCTCGAGGCCCTGCTTGCGCAGCTCGTTCACCGCGTCGGCCGCATCGGCCTTGCGACGCTGCGTCGCGGGAATCACCCACGCGAACGGTCCTTCACCGGTCGTCCCCTTCGCCACGGCCCGCTTGTTCTTCAGCCAGTAGTTCTCGAGGTACATCTTCTTGTTGTCGGCGAAGTGCTTGAGCGAAATCAGCACGCCCGACTGCTGGATGTTCACGTTGTTGCGCGGGCCCCACTTGATGTACGGGAGCGGCGGGTTCGGACGGAACCATTCCTTGCTGGTCGTCGTCGGTCCCGGACGCACTTCGTAGTTGTCCGGACCGTAGCTCTGCACTTCGTAGAAGCGGCCGATGGCATTCTTCGTGTGGGCCACGAAGAACATGTAGTTCGGCGTCCAGCCGTCGTAGAAGCCGTACGTGAACACACCCGGCACGCCGCGCTTGGTCATTTCGCGCACGTCTTCGATGGCCAGCGTCCACCACTCGTTCACCGTGATCGGGTCGACCGCGTCGTTGTACGGGCCCGTGCCGGTGGAGCTGTAGAGGTACGTCTGCGCTTCGTGCAGATCGTGCATGACCTGCGGCTTCCACGCGAGGAAGAAGTCGTTGACATGCTTCGTCAGCGCGAGGAACTGACCCATGCCGTCGCGGTTGTTGTCGTGCGCGACATACTTGCCCCAGTACATCAGGGGCAGACGGGCCAGGCCCGGCGCCAGCGTCTTGTTGTAGTAGTACGTGTCCACCTGCTTCTCACGACCGTCCACTTCGATGACGGGCGTGATGAAGGTGATGATGTTGTCGCGGATGCTCTGGATATACGGCGTTTCCTGAACCACCAGACGATACGCCAGTTCCTGCAGCGTTTCCGGACCACCGGTCTCGGGCGAATGCATGCCCGACGTGATCCAGTAGATCGGCTTCGTGCTGCCGATCAGGCGCTGGGCTTCGGCCTCGCTCGTCTTGCGCGGATCGGTGAGGGCAGCCAGGTCGCCCTTGTACTTGTCGAGATTGGCGATGGTCGCTTCATCGGCAATCGCCAGCACGACCATGTCGCGGCCTTCTTCGGTCTTGCCGATGGTCCAGTACTTGGCGCGCTTCGACGAATTCGCGAGCGCCTCGAAGTACCGGTGGATGTCCTTCGCGTACGTGAGCTCGCCGGGCGTGCCCACAATGCGGCCGTGGAACTTGAGCGGCGTCGGCACGGTGCTCGACGCCGGCAGGTGGTCCACCAGCTCGGTCGTGATGCGAGAATCCTGGAGGAATTCCTTGATTTTCGCCGTGTATTCCTGGTCGATCTGCTGCGCGCCGCCCTGTGCCGCCAGAGGCGACGCAGTCAGTGCGAGCAGAGCAACCGCATGGCGAGGCAATCGCCATGTCCAACGCCGGGGTGTGCCACGCAACATCGGGGACTCCGCAATGTGTGGGGGGAGGAGCGGGATTGATCGTATGATCGCACTCTTACGTTTGGTACGCACAAGAGGCGCCGCGCGCTCACGACCCGCTTTCGCCGCGGGACGTCGGGTTCCCCACGCCCGGCCCAGGATGGACATTCCGCCACCCCCTGATTCTCAGGGCAGAATTCGCACCCCGACCTCCCGTAAAAAGGCCTGCTCCATGCCCAGCTCCCACTACCCGGCGCGAACAGACATTCCGGGCATCGTGCAGCGAATCGCCCTGACCGGCGCGACCGCTCTCTTCGCCGTGATCTGCGCCCTGCCCGCCGCCGCACAGCCCACCGGTCCGCTCACGCGGGCCACGCCGTCCGCGGCCCAACCCGACGCCCCGTGGCCTCCGGTGGCGACGTTTTCCATCCTCGGCTACGACCCCGCCACGGGCGAGGTTGGCGGCGCGGTGCAGTCGCGTGTGTTCTCGGTAGGGAATGGGGTGCTCTGGGCCGAGGCCGGGGTTGGCGCGGCGGCCACGCAGGCCATTGTGGACGTGAGCTATGGCCCCCAGGCCATCACACTGCTGCGTCAGGGGCTGCGTCCCACCGACATCGTGAAACAGATCTGGGAGCGCGATCCGGATCCGCGTCCCACCGACTGGACCAAGCAGGGGCGTCAGTTTGCGGTGATCGACGCACAGGGCAACGTGGCGGCCTACACCGGACCGCGTGCCTCCGAATGGGCAGGCGACAAACAGGGCAAGTTCTGCACGGCCCAGGGCAACATCCTGGCCAGCGAAGAGGTCGTGAATGCGATGGTGCGGGCGTTTGAAAACACCGATGGACACCTGTCGCTGCGATTGTTGGCCGCTCTCGAGGCAGGTCAACAGGCGGGCGGCGACAAGCGTGGCATGCAATCGGCGGCCATGCTGATCGTGAAAAAGGACGCCGGTGTGTGGCTGCACAACGACGTGGTGCTGCGCCTGCAGGTGGATGACAATCCGGAGCCCATCCGCGAGTTGCGTCGACTCGTGGAGAAGGCCGCCACCCAGCGTCGGCCGCGTCGATGACCATGACCATGACCATGGCCGGGCGTCGCATGGCTTGTGGACTCGCGCTTGGTATGCTCGCGCTGTCCGGTGCTCCTCATACCGCATGGGCACAGAGCGCCGAGCAGACGCCATCGGCATCACTCAAGACCGAGTATGTGGTCCTCGTGATCACGGACGGCTTGCGTTGGCAGGAGGTGTTCCGTGGCGCGGAGCGCGCGCTGATCGGCAAGGCGGGGAACGTGGGCGATACCACGGCCATCCTGCGTGACTACTGGCGCGACACCCCGGAAGCCCGTCGTGCAGCACTGTTGCCCGTCATGTGGGGCACGATGGCCCGTGAAGGACAGATCTTCGGTGACAGCATCGGTGGCAGCCGCGCCCGCACGCAGAACACCCTCAAGTTTTCCTATCCCGGATACAGCGAGACCTTCACGGGCCATGTGGACCGTCGCATCGACAGCAACGGCTATCCCCCCAACCCCAACATCACGGTCTTCGAGTGGCTGAACCGGGATCCGGCATTTGCCGGCAGGGTGTCGGCCTTTGCCACCTGGAATGCCTTCCGTCGCATCATCAACGCCGAACGCAGCGGCGTCCCGGTGTACGACGGATGGGATCGCGCCGTGCCCGCCGGTAACGATGCACGTCGCGTGCAACTGCGCGACTTGTATGCCAGCACCACGCGGCTGTGGGCCGACAACGCCGTGGACGCACTCATGCATCAGTCGATGTTGACGGCGCTCGACGAACGCATGCCGCGTGTGTTGTTCATCGGATATGGCGAGACCGATGAATGGGCGCACGCCGGTGAATACGATCTGTACCTCCAGGCCGCCCGACAGGTCGATCGCTATCTCTCTCAACTGTGGACGCGATTCCAGTCCGATCCGCGCACGCGAGGCAAAGTCACGATGTTGGTGAGTACCGATCACGGACGTGGTGTCGGGCGCGCCTGGAGTGATCACGGGGAAGAGGTGATCGGGGCCGAATACATCTGGAGCGCGGTGATCGGGCCGGACACGCCGGCGCGGGGCGTGCGCATCGGCACCACCACCGAGCAGGCACAAATGGCCTCCACGATAGCCGCACTGCTGGGACGGAACTGGCGCGGGGCCGAACCGCGGGCCGCGATGCCACTTCCAATTTTCGGTGTGACACGGTAACACGGCGCGCAGTACAGCATGGCAGACCTGCGTGTGCACGCGACAGACGGCGCGGCACATCATCACCGGGAAAGCCATGACTGTGACACATAGATTTCGCGCACACCTGCTGGCGGTGGGATTCGCCGCCGCCATGCTGAATATCACCGCGTGCAACTACGACACGCCCATTGAACCATCGCCCGACGACGCGCCGGCGTGGGACCTGTTGTTCGAGTCCACACACACTCCGGCCACCGGCGGCGGTGTGCCCTCGCTTCGCCTGATGGTGTACCACACCGACAGCGGCACCGTGGCGCCGCTGTTCGGTCGGGACATCGCGGGGGGCAGCCCGTCAGTGTCGGCCGATGGCCAGCGCGTGGTGTATGTCGGTGAGTCCAACAGCACGGTGGACTACGACTTTCAGGATCTCTGGGTCGTGATGCGTGGCGCGGCTCCCCGTCGACTGGCCCTGTCCGATGGCTCCGAGCACGCCCCATCGATGTCCCCCAATGGGGCGCTCATCGCCTATGCACGCCCCAACGCCATGATGCTCTCGCACATCTACGTGGCGGACATCGAGGGCAGAGCGGAATCGCCGCTGTCGCTGGCCATGGCACCGGGACTGCAGTACACCTTCGCCACGCCGGCCTGGTCACCAGATGGCACACGCCTGCTTTTTGCCGGCGGTGCGCCGGGCATGCTGCACCTCTACACGATGCGTGTTGATGGCACACAAGTGCAGCAGATCACCAATGCGACGTACAGTGATTTTGACGGCACCTGGTCGCCCGACGGGCAGACCATCGCGTTTGTGCGATACATCAGCCCGAACCACCAGATTCTCATGACGCGCAATCTCGTGACCGGCGCCGAACGCACATTCGAATACGCCAATCGCAGCCGTCATCCGGCCTGGTCACCGGATGGCACACGCATCGCGTTCGTGTCCAATATGAGCGACAACGCCGATCTCGAGCTCTACACCGTCAAGCCCGATGGTTCAGCGCTCACTCGCCTGACCAACGACAACCTCACCCAGCAGCATCCGAGCTGGATCAGGCGCTGAGCCTGTACAGGCCAGCACGCAGGTACGGGTCCGACGCAACGGACTCATAGAGAACTTCTGCCAGAGAACTTCTGCTAAGAACTTCTGCGCGGTGCCGTCAGTGCCCGTGGCCGGCCATCGTGTCGCCGCGGGCCAGTGCGAGATGGTGTGCGCCGTGATGGTCGCCGCTCGTGAGAAAACCGATGAACCCCAAACCACGAATCCGAGCCACGGCGACAGCGTCGTTCACGTCGTGGGCCGTGACCACGAGGCGCACCCCGTCGACCAGCTCCGTGCGCTGTACGTTCGGGCCACCGGCTGCCGTCACCATGGTCACATGGGCACCGGTCATGCGCTTCACCGCCGCCGCCACATCACCGGTCCCGCGCACGACGAACTGGGCACCGCCCGGTACGACCGTCGAGGTCACCCGGGTACGCAGGGTGACCAGGTCCATGTCGGCCAGGTGAAGCCGCAACCGCTCGAGATTGACTTTGGTCCAATCCGTACGCGGGTCCGCTTCGAGGATCTGCACGATCTCGGCGAGCGCCGCAAAAGCGCTCTGCCCGGCCTGTGTTGGCAGAGCGGCCGCACCGGGATGCGTCATGCCTGGCGTATGGGCATGGGCCTGTGCCTCCACTTCGCGGGTCGCGAGTAGCGCCGCGATGCCCAGCACCGTGCAAGCGGTGCGTCGGATGGTGGTCATGACGGGAACCGGTGGTTGGGGGGACACGAGCGGTGGTGGCCACGGCCGCAGCGTCCGTGCTGGACGTGGAGTGTCAGCAAAGATAGCGTTGATGCGTTG contains these protein-coding regions:
- a CDS encoding serine/threonine-protein kinase; protein product: MSYRRSCPKCGETYDESVAFCAKDGSSLTIVDESDLVGKVVGGRYRVISRIGEGGMGQVYLAEHIRMKRKSAIKIMRQALLHEPEALQRFTREAENASKINHPNVAAIFDFGETDEGLVYLAMEFVDGEALAATLKREVALHPVVGADIIAQAADALQSAHDLGILHRDIKPDNVMVSKRTDGTFVVKLVDFGIARSTDRSAQQVTRTGFAVGTPEYMSPEQLSGDVLDPRSDQYSLALVAFMALTGHDAFVSASSKESLIARLTSRPRRLVEVRSDLEWPLSLQDVFDKALAPDPVDRYPTISEFGNTLADSVSEMTPTQTAEIYRHALGQRMSSNPVVRTQMDAASVRTPAAGNNPQRQQPAAPPPVRHSRKDPVHMGRRRSVFPYIVLLGVFTYALWWYGASRPEGTTMHNVSDRIGDVSSKARSTIAGWVGSDSTAAEAPPSETAAPAAAPKRTRRRNSETEKTTKPDSAVSAVVDSSAIKRDTTVPPT
- a CDS encoding M14 family zinc carboxypeptidase produces the protein MLRGTPRRWTWRLPRHAVALLALTASPLAAQGGAQQIDQEYTAKIKEFLQDSRITTELVDHLPASSTVPTPLKFHGRIVGTPGELTYAKDIHRYFEALANSSKRAKYWTIGKTEEGRDMVVLAIADEATIANLDKYKGDLAALTDPRKTSEAEAQRLIGSTKPIYWITSGMHSPETGGPETLQELAYRLVVQETPYIQSIRDNIITFITPVIEVDGREKQVDTYYYNKTLAPGLARLPLMYWGKYVAHDNNRDGMGQFLALTKHVNDFFLAWKPQVMHDLHEAQTYLYSSTGTGPYNDAVDPITVNEWWTLAIEDVREMTKRGVPGVFTYGFYDGWTPNYMFFVAHTKNAIGRFYEVQSYGPDNYEVRPGPTTTSKEWFRPNPPLPYIKWGPRNNVNIQQSGVLISLKHFADNKKMYLENYWLKNKRAVAKGTTGEGPFAWVIPATQRRKADAADAVNELRKQGLELHTATSAFRVGTLDVKPGDWIVRGDQPYRTLADMYLSIQNYSPTNPRPYDDTGWTFQFMRNVAIFPIADKSILTQPMNAVNAKVVAAGGIEGSGPVLILEHTSDNNLMKFRTTFATTKMFAADAEFQAGGRTFKPGAFIVPAGDRAKIEASLKELGLSAVAVASAPTVKQHELDLPRIGYVHAWQRTQDEGWVRAALDTYGVPYTYFGDIRLREGNLRAKYDVIIYPHVGGSAQSHVAGIIKNGDTPLPYKKTAKTPNLGALETAEDIRGGLGIDGLTELYKFVQAGGTLIVEGSTSTIFPAYNLTSGITIESPSQLFARGSIMRGVVADKASPLAYGFDSQLPVYFNQDPVLSVGGSAGLFAGVQGGAGAALAQNVTPNAAPLRLSTWNFNKPDSVGAPAPAGAARGPQGGGGFGGGGGGMFGGATGIDGTRPRVILQFPANAGDMLLSGTLAGGEALANRAQLVDAPVGKGHVVMFAIRPFWRWQTQGTFFLGFNALLNWNDLDVGK
- a CDS encoding DUF1028 domain-containing protein, with product MPSSHYPARTDIPGIVQRIALTGATALFAVICALPAAAQPTGPLTRATPSAAQPDAPWPPVATFSILGYDPATGEVGGAVQSRVFSVGNGVLWAEAGVGAAATQAIVDVSYGPQAITLLRQGLRPTDIVKQIWERDPDPRPTDWTKQGRQFAVIDAQGNVAAYTGPRASEWAGDKQGKFCTAQGNILASEEVVNAMVRAFENTDGHLSLRLLAALEAGQQAGGDKRGMQSAAMLIVKKDAGVWLHNDVVLRLQVDDNPEPIRELRRLVEKAATQRRPRR
- a CDS encoding TolB family protein, giving the protein MTVTHRFRAHLLAVGFAAAMLNITACNYDTPIEPSPDDAPAWDLLFESTHTPATGGGVPSLRLMVYHTDSGTVAPLFGRDIAGGSPSVSADGQRVVYVGESNSTVDYDFQDLWVVMRGAAPRRLALSDGSEHAPSMSPNGALIAYARPNAMMLSHIYVADIEGRAESPLSLAMAPGLQYTFATPAWSPDGTRLLFAGGAPGMLHLYTMRVDGTQVQQITNATYSDFDGTWSPDGQTIAFVRYISPNHQILMTRNLVTGAERTFEYANRSRHPAWSPDGTRIAFVSNMSDNADLELYTVKPDGSALTRLTNDNLTQQHPSWIRR